A window from Ignavibacteriota bacterium encodes these proteins:
- a CDS encoding modification methylase yields the protein MAPNKNLQDAKKKKFDEFYTQRVDIENEVSHYSEHFINKVVYCNCDDPVSSEFWKYFVRNFKPFGLKKIMATHYEPDEKNYAYKLELTEDTNGDGRIDINDEPVITQIPCNGDFRSAHCIDLLRESDIVVTNPPFSLITEYIQQLIEYDKKFLIIAPFTAISREEIFGLFQENKIWLGYGFANGNAFFRIPKEVAKDYAKGVYDPETGLVKFRNCTWITNMDIPKRHEKIDLRGNYFNPEKYSKYYNYDGVDVPKVAEIPCDYYGHMGVPITFMSQYSPEQFEIIGRGNSVPKTIIHKTNGDKIDFIDAKTNKLIYSVPYTVPERKAGNSLRLEENGKAGSIPYSRIIIKRVKD from the coding sequence ATGGCACCAAATAAAAATCTTCAAGATGCAAAAAAAAAGAAATTTGATGAATTCTACACACAAAGAGTAGATATAGAAAATGAAGTATCTCATTATTCAGAACACTTTATCAATAAAGTTGTATATTGTAATTGTGATGACCCCGTATCATCAGAATTTTGGAAATATTTCGTTCGGAACTTTAAACCATTTGGTTTGAAAAAAATTATGGCAACTCACTATGAGCCTGACGAGAAAAACTATGCTTATAAACTAGAGTTAACCGAGGATACAAATGGTGATGGTCGTATAGATATTAATGACGAACCAGTAATTACACAGATACCTTGTAATGGTGATTTCAGATCTGCCCATTGTATAGATTTATTAAGGGAATCTGATATTGTTGTTACCAATCCTCCATTCAGTCTCATTACAGAATATATACAGCAATTAATAGAATACGATAAAAAATTTTTAATTATAGCTCCATTTACTGCCATATCTCGTGAAGAGATTTTTGGTTTATTTCAAGAAAATAAAATATGGCTTGGGTATGGATTTGCTAATGGGAATGCTTTTTTTAGAATACCAAAGGAAGTAGCTAAAGACTATGCAAAAGGTGTTTATGATCCAGAAACAGGTCTTGTAAAATTTCGGAATTGTACTTGGATAACTAACATGGATATACCTAAACGACACGAGAAAATTGACCTTAGAGGGAATTATTTCAACCCAGAAAAATATTCAAAATATTATAATTATGATGGCGTTGATGTTCCAAAAGTAGCAGAAATTCCTTGTGATTACTATGGACACATGGGTGTCCCAATTACATTTATGAGTCAGTATAGTCCGGAGCAGTTTGAAATTATCGGAAGAGGCAATAGTGTTCCAAAGACAATTATACATAAAACAAATGGTGATAAAATTGATTTTATTGATGCTAAGACAAACAAGCTGATTTATAGTGTTCCATACACAGTGCCTGAACGAAAAGCAGGTAATTCATTGAGACTAGAGGAAAATGGGAAAGCAGGCTCAATACCATATAGCAGAATAATAATAAAAAGAGTTAAGGATTAA
- a CDS encoding T9SS type A sorting domain-containing protein, whose translation MDYDMKISDSVISFYNEPYPAILDTIIIENVFSRNLNTYYFSFTQYDFYSYSDSIGFNTLWATSWNNWVPEYLLGCEIDGKKYGQTISSIENDKEIKTDFILYQNYPNPFNPSTKINFSIPTKSIITLKIFDILGNEIETLINQEKALGNYVIDFNAKHLSSGIYFYKLQVENFSQSKKFVLLK comes from the coding sequence ATGGATTATGATATGAAAATAAGTGATTCAGTAATTTCATTTTATAACGAACCATATCCAGCGATTTTAGATACAATAATAATTGAGAATGTATTTAGTAGAAATTTAAATACTTATTATTTCTCTTTTACTCAATACGATTTTTATAGTTATTCAGATAGTATTGGATTTAATACATTATGGGCAACTAGTTGGAATAATTGGGTCCCAGAATATTTGCTAGGATGTGAAATTGATGGAAAAAAATACGGTCAAACTATTTCAAGTATAGAAAATGATAAAGAAATCAAAACAGATTTTATTTTATATCAAAATTATCCAAATCCATTTAATCCAAGTACAAAAATAAATTTTTCAATTCCTACTAAAAGTATTATTACATTAAAAATATTTGATATTCTTGGTAACGAAATTGAAACATTAATTAATCAAGAAAAAGCATTAGGAAATTATGTAATAGATTTTAATGCAAAACATCTATCAAGTGGAATATATTTTTATAAGTTGCAAGTTGAAAACTTTTCTCAATCTAAAAAATTTGTTTTGTTAAAATAA
- a CDS encoding IS110 family transposase: MKQKNIRKINHTAAGIDIGSTEIFIGIENKPVLSFPTFTESYIKAIEYLIENNITTVAMEATGVYWYALYDMIEQAGIDVHLVNGRAMRNVPGRKSDVQDCQWLQELHSYGLLRRCFIPDDITRQLRTYTRLRQDHLSLATQHIQHIQKAFDSMNIKLHNVISQINGTSGLRIIKAIISGQKDPIKLASLCENSIIKKKNDLVINSLKGNYRNDYIFALEQAFDGYQFYLDKVFLCDKKIENLLELITKDKHVPEKLNLPKRVRHNAPQIQDLHLMLMKLTGGNDPSQITGLTDKTLLEIIAETGTDLSRWPTEKHFTSWLCLAPGKHSSGKKNKTRNKKGHTKAGQIFRNAAYALTNSKHIALGAFYYRIKARKGPLIAIKATARKIAVLYYNIMTKGIEYVEKGIKDYQQKVKEQKIKFLQKQAKQLGFNLSPMIT; the protein is encoded by the coding sequence ATGAAACAAAAAAATATCAGAAAAATCAATCACACTGCTGCCGGTATTGATATTGGTTCTACTGAAATATTTATCGGCATTGAAAACAAACCGGTTTTATCTTTCCCAACTTTTACTGAAAGTTATATTAAAGCTATTGAGTATCTTATTGAAAATAATATTACTACCGTTGCTATGGAAGCCACCGGTGTCTATTGGTACGCTCTCTATGATATGATTGAACAAGCCGGCATTGACGTACATCTTGTTAATGGAAGAGCAATGCGAAATGTCCCCGGTAGAAAAAGTGATGTTCAAGACTGTCAATGGCTCCAAGAACTTCACAGCTATGGTCTCCTTCGACGTTGTTTTATCCCAGATGATATTACTCGTCAACTTAGAACCTATACTCGTTTACGTCAAGATCATCTCTCTTTAGCTACTCAACATATTCAACATATACAAAAAGCTTTTGATTCAATGAATATTAAACTTCACAATGTTATTAGTCAAATCAATGGCACCAGCGGTTTACGTATTATTAAAGCTATTATCTCCGGTCAAAAAGATCCAATAAAATTAGCATCTCTTTGTGAAAATAGTATTATTAAAAAGAAAAATGATTTAGTAATTAATTCCCTTAAAGGTAATTACCGTAATGATTACATTTTTGCCTTAGAACAAGCTTTTGATGGTTATCAGTTTTATTTAGATAAAGTATTCTTATGTGATAAAAAAATTGAAAATCTTTTAGAGCTAATTACTAAAGACAAACATGTACCAGAAAAACTTAATCTCCCTAAACGAGTTAGACACAATGCTCCACAAATTCAAGACCTTCACTTAATGCTAATGAAATTAACCGGTGGTAATGATCCTTCCCAAATTACCGGTCTTACTGACAAAACTCTTTTGGAGATTATTGCTGAAACCGGAACTGACTTATCCAGATGGCCTACTGAAAAACATTTTACTTCTTGGCTTTGTCTTGCTCCTGGTAAACACTCCTCGGGTAAAAAAAATAAAACCAGAAATAAAAAAGGTCACACTAAAGCTGGTCAAATTTTTAGAAACGCTGCCTATGCTTTAACTAATAGTAAACATATTGCTCTTGGCGCTTTTTATTATAGAATAAAAGCTAGAAAAGGACCCCTTATTGCTATTAAAGCTACTGCTAGAAAAATTGCTGTTCTTTACTACAATATTATGACTAAAGGTATTGAGTATGTTGAAAAAGGCATTAAAGATTATCAACAAAAAGTCAAAGAACAAAAAATTAAATTTTTACAAAAACAAGCCAAACAACTTGGTTTTAATTTATCGCCAATGATTACTTAG
- a CDS encoding DUF5063 domain-containing protein, translating to MAKTNMSNNISEDIKIFLEKGSTQIFLKAAQNFVSLLENEEISFQDFMNYAHSSLLELYISGYHLEDISLKYSDADKEINNNINIESKNRNLISNLKKEILYWEVFDPTDSREEDKTVLASLEDDFGDIYKDLKRELEKIKLNSDEAIEDALWQLNFGFKYHWGNHCIDAMRALHYLWYEGKK from the coding sequence ATGGCTAAAACAAATATGTCAAATAATATTTCTGAAGACATAAAAATATTTCTTGAAAAGGGATCAACTCAAATATTCCTAAAAGCTGCTCAAAATTTTGTAAGTTTACTTGAAAATGAAGAAATATCATTTCAAGATTTTATGAATTATGCTCATTCTTCATTATTAGAATTATATATATCTGGTTACCATTTAGAAGATATTTCCTTAAAATATTCTGATGCTGATAAAGAAATAAATAATAACATTAATATAGAATCAAAAAATCGAAACCTAATTTCTAATCTTAAAAAGGAAATCTTGTATTGGGAAGTTTTTGATCCAACTGATTCAAGGGAAGAAGATAAAACTGTTCTTGCTTCATTAGAAGATGATTTCGGGGACATTTACAAAGATCTGAAAAGAGAGTTGGAAAAAATAAAACTTAATTCCGATGAAGCAATAGAAGATGCTTTGTGGCAATTAAATTTTGGTTTTAAATATCATTGGGGAAATCATTGTATAGATGCAATGAGAGCACTCCATTATTTATGGTATGAAGGAAAAAAGTAA
- a CDS encoding DUF262 domain-containing protein — MKINMIKLPIRDLVKSYSEDDATSRVQGWGGNLDVRPEYQREYVYDDKKRDAVINTILKGFPLNIMYFVDRKDGSYEVLDGQQRIISICRYATNKYSVKIPDAKGEYNTVNFPNLFDEQSEAFLSYELQVYLCEGTEKEKLEWFQIINIAGEMLETQEIRNAIYHSAWLSDAKSVFSRRNCAAYKNHGKYFAGEYIRQKYLETAISWSADASGLTGKDPISQYMQKHRNDSNADQLWKYIEDVFKWVENSFGNYDKSMKGIKWGILYNKHKDDNLDSSTIKENILKLMADKEVQKKSGIYEFILTGDEKYLSLRQFDNDERVTVYNQQKGVCPLCEKQYKITEMHADHIKPWSKGGKTVLDNCQMLCTTCNIKKSNN, encoded by the coding sequence ATGAAGATTAATATGATTAAATTGCCAATAAGAGATTTAGTAAAATCTTACAGTGAAGATGATGCTACAAGCAGAGTTCAAGGTTGGGGAGGTAATTTAGATGTTCGCCCTGAATACCAACGTGAATATGTATATGACGATAAGAAACGTGATGCTGTTATTAATACAATTTTAAAAGGTTTCCCACTAAATATTATGTATTTTGTAGATAGAAAGGATGGTTCATACGAAGTTTTAGATGGTCAACAAAGAATAATTTCAATTTGCAGATATGCTACAAATAAATATAGCGTTAAAATACCAGATGCAAAAGGAGAGTATAACACTGTCAATTTTCCCAATCTATTTGATGAGCAGTCAGAGGCTTTTCTAAGCTATGAACTGCAAGTTTATCTTTGCGAAGGTACTGAAAAAGAAAAGTTAGAGTGGTTTCAAATTATCAATATAGCAGGGGAAATGCTAGAAACACAAGAAATCCGAAACGCAATTTATCATAGTGCATGGTTATCAGATGCTAAGTCAGTATTTAGTCGTCGTAATTGTGCAGCTTATAAGAACCATGGTAAATATTTTGCTGGGGAATATATCAGACAGAAGTACCTTGAAACAGCAATATCTTGGAGTGCCGACGCATCAGGATTAACTGGTAAGGACCCCATTTCACAATACATGCAAAAACATAGAAATGATTCTAATGCAGACCAGTTATGGAAGTATATTGAGGATGTATTTAAGTGGGTGGAAAATAGTTTTGGCAACTATGACAAATCTATGAAGGGCATAAAATGGGGCATACTTTATAATAAACACAAGGATGACAATCTTGACTCTTCTACAATCAAGGAAAATATTTTAAAACTGATGGCCGATAAAGAAGTTCAAAAAAAATCTGGGATATATGAGTTCATTTTAACAGGAGATGAGAAATACTTAAGTCTTCGACAGTTTGATAATGATGAACGTGTGACAGTGTATAATCAACAAAAAGGTGTATGTCCCTTATGTGAAAAACAATATAAAATCACAGAAATGCATGCTGATCATATAAAACCATGGAGCAAAGGAGGAAAAACAGTTTTGGATAACTGTCAAATGCTTTGCACAACATGCAATATAAAAAAATCAAATAATTGA
- a CDS encoding DUF1801 domain-containing protein, with protein MKEEIINYNNNQSAEDKKICDEIASIIDDELLEAESKIWHSHPVWFLDQNPIVGYSRQKPGIRLMFWSGADFKEPSLNIKGEKFKDASIFFNNVSEINPTQLKSWLNKSREIQWDYKNIVKRKGKLERLK; from the coding sequence ATGAAAGAAGAAATTATAAATTATAACAATAATCAGAGTGCTGAGGACAAAAAAATATGTGACGAGATAGCAAGTATTATTGACGACGAATTATTAGAAGCTGAAAGTAAAATTTGGCATTCGCATCCTGTTTGGTTTTTAGATCAAAATCCAATTGTCGGATATAGCAGACAAAAGCCTGGTATTAGATTAATGTTTTGGAGTGGAGCTGATTTTAAAGAACCTTCATTAAATATTAAAGGCGAGAAATTTAAAGACGCATCTATTTTCTTCAATAACGTTTCTGAAATTAATCCAACCCAACTAAAAAGCTGGTTAAACAAGTCTAGAGAAATTCAATGGGATTATAAAAACATTGTGAAAAGAAAAGGTAAATTAGAAAGATTAAAGTAA
- a CDS encoding host-nuclease inhibitor Gam family protein has product METEINFMDELLAEVEIKEELQSEAYFDLLIKKISGLESQISRNFKIAEEEVKIINDFYLKKNSKIKEAVDGIARILEEYIREKNRLDPNVKTISFPNGILKLHKKPDRIEISDLDLFLKSATNDMLTVVPESIKPNLTKIKALMKYSGRSIPGISKIAGTEEFKLTLNNNKEEEDDKTNEA; this is encoded by the coding sequence GTGGAAACAGAAATTAATTTTATGGATGAGTTATTAGCAGAAGTAGAAATTAAAGAGGAGTTACAGTCTGAAGCATATTTTGATTTATTAATTAAAAAGATTTCAGGACTTGAATCTCAAATCAGCAGGAATTTCAAAATAGCAGAGGAGGAAGTTAAAATAATAAATGATTTCTATCTTAAGAAGAATAGTAAGATCAAGGAAGCCGTAGACGGAATCGCGCGTATTTTGGAAGAATATATTCGTGAAAAAAATCGTCTTGATCCCAATGTGAAAACAATATCATTCCCAAATGGTATTCTAAAACTTCACAAGAAGCCAGACCGAATAGAAATATCAGATCTTGATTTATTCTTAAAGTCCGCAACAAATGATATGCTTACCGTTGTACCGGAATCTATAAAACCCAATCTCACAAAGATTAAAGCATTGATGAAATACAGCGGAAGATCAATTCCAGGGATATCTAAAATAGCAGGAACAGAGGAATTTAAACTAACATTAAACAATAACAAGGAGGAAGAAGATGACAAAACGAATGAAGCTTGA
- a CDS encoding DUF1738 domain-containing protein codes for MNRNELFGKINNQILEKLKENVIPWKKTWKEGIPANFISKRNYHGINFLSLSMNDFDSPYYLTFNQCKERGGSVLTGSKSQMIVYWKVLEYKNEERDEDLERYPVIRYSNVFNLSQTSLIKENNEAPRIIECEQVIEKMKDKPVIKHNIRRCYYNPKKDYISLPKMQDFNSTEEYYATLFHEVIHWSGHSQRLSRESLTVNDKDKYSFEELIAEIGSAYLSALCGISPKVIDNSASYIDGWIKLSEKQENLFPRAAAEANKAVSYILGDFTNFNADIIN; via the coding sequence ATGAACAGAAATGAATTATTCGGTAAAATAAATAATCAGATATTGGAGAAGCTCAAGGAGAATGTAATCCCATGGAAGAAAACTTGGAAAGAAGGTATTCCGGCGAACTTCATAAGTAAGAGAAATTATCACGGAATAAACTTCTTAAGTTTATCGATGAATGATTTTGATAGTCCGTATTATCTTACATTTAACCAGTGCAAAGAAAGAGGCGGATCTGTATTAACAGGATCCAAAAGCCAAATGATTGTATATTGGAAAGTATTGGAATATAAGAATGAGGAGAGGGATGAGGATTTGGAAAGATATCCAGTTATAAGATATTCTAATGTATTTAACTTAAGTCAGACCTCGCTGATCAAGGAGAATAATGAAGCCCCCAGAATAATTGAATGTGAGCAGGTAATAGAAAAGATGAAAGATAAACCGGTTATTAAGCACAATATCAGAAGGTGTTATTACAATCCAAAGAAGGATTATATTTCACTTCCCAAGATGCAAGACTTCAACTCTACTGAGGAATATTACGCAACTTTATTCCATGAGGTTATTCATTGGAGCGGGCATTCTCAAAGGTTGAGCAGGGAAAGTCTAACTGTGAATGATAAAGATAAATATTCCTTTGAAGAACTGATTGCAGAAATTGGAAGCGCATATCTTTCAGCTCTATGCGGAATATCTCCAAAGGTGATTGATAATTCTGCAAGTTACATTGATGGATGGATTAAGTTGAGTGAGAAGCAAGAAAATCTATTCCCCCGAGCCGCCGCAGAAGCGAATAAAGCCGTATCATATATTTTGGGTGATTTTACAAATTTCAATGCTGATATTATAAATTAA
- a CDS encoding helix-turn-helix domain-containing protein, whose protein sequence is MKNNELELITISKAAGLMHIGKERLYALINEGKIGFILLGKKRFIPYTEIVRYINESIQYTSTPTSVFEFSNHSDVAAMDEFNTVEIFNKIKGEILDGKHL, encoded by the coding sequence ATGAAAAATAATGAATTAGAATTAATAACAATATCAAAAGCCGCCGGGCTAATGCACATCGGCAAAGAGCGGTTATACGCATTAATTAACGAAGGCAAAATCGGTTTTATTCTTCTGGGAAAGAAACGATTTATTCCATACACAGAAATTGTGAGATACATAAACGAAAGCATTCAATACACAAGCACCCCAACATCAGTATTTGAATTCAGTAATCATTCAGATGTTGCCGCAATGGATGAATTTAATACGGTTGAAATATTTAATAAAATAAAAGGAGAAATATTAGATGGCAAGCATTTATAA
- a CDS encoding site-specific integrase, whose product MASIYKKDNKIYISWYDTFESKPKSKALGLKYNSENLKIAERLKKAFELELQNKINKLNQIGIVKDKLSIAIEHFYRNNSNKAPGTIDEYDWFFEKLNKKFNKDESCLQLTKLSCEAWLTSFRTSNYQQNTLFKISKVLKKFLNFLFEYNYVPMFKLNKDVTFKRAVKPIIVFSSEDLKKLIDGLKTKNSNFRTTFNLLIYTGLRPSDIYELKVSDINFTDNILSYYSPKTNEHFMVPMHPNLIPILKERISEVKEGKILEYESINNIGKAYRRYLTKQKLQNKGYTLRTFRKTFITLAHASGMDLATVSKLAGHKQINTTQKYYNQLNLTKQALELNKLEFPTK is encoded by the coding sequence ATGGCAAGCATTTATAAAAAGGATAATAAAATTTACATTTCCTGGTATGATACTTTTGAAAGTAAACCTAAAAGTAAAGCTCTTGGTTTAAAATACAACTCTGAGAATTTAAAGATTGCCGAGAGATTAAAAAAAGCATTTGAATTAGAACTGCAAAATAAAATAAATAAATTAAACCAAATCGGAATTGTAAAAGATAAACTAAGCATTGCTATTGAACATTTCTATAGAAATAATTCCAACAAAGCACCGGGTACTATTGATGAATATGATTGGTTCTTTGAAAAGTTAAATAAGAAATTTAATAAAGATGAGTCGTGCCTTCAGCTTACAAAATTAAGCTGTGAGGCATGGCTGACATCGTTTCGAACTTCAAATTATCAACAGAATACTTTATTTAAAATTAGCAAAGTCCTGAAGAAATTTCTGAACTTCCTGTTTGAATATAATTATGTTCCAATGTTCAAGTTAAACAAAGATGTCACATTTAAAAGAGCGGTCAAACCTATTATTGTTTTCTCAAGTGAAGATCTCAAAAAGTTAATTGATGGATTGAAAACAAAGAACTCGAATTTCAGAACGACTTTTAACCTGCTCATTTATACAGGATTGAGACCGTCGGACATTTATGAATTGAAAGTTAGTGATATTAATTTCACAGATAATATTTTATCATATTATTCTCCAAAGACAAATGAACATTTTATGGTTCCGATGCATCCTAATCTGATTCCGATTCTAAAGGAAAGAATTAGCGAAGTTAAGGAAGGGAAAATTCTTGAATACGAATCAATCAACAATATAGGTAAGGCATATCGAAGATATTTGACTAAGCAAAAGCTTCAGAACAAAGGTTACACTTTGAGAACATTCAGAAAGACGTTTATTACATTGGCTCATGCAAGCGGTATGGATTTAGCAACAGTGTCAAAACTTGCCGGACATAAGCAAATAAACACAACACAGAAATATTATAACCAACTTAATCTTACCAAACAAGCATTGGAATTGAACAAATTAGAATTTCCTACAAAGTAA
- a CDS encoding JAB domain-containing protein, whose protein sequence is MFRRSKRKVCSFWLSSSNKVIGFEVISEGLLNSSLVHPREVFRGAIVATCANIIIAHNHPSGNLEPSREDINITKKLVEAGKIVDISVLDHVIFTDNGFTSLVEERII, encoded by the coding sequence ATTTTCAGGAGAAGTAAAAGAAAGGTTTGTAGTTTTTGGTTAAGCTCAAGTAATAAAGTTATTGGCTTTGAAGTTATATCAGAAGGTTTATTAAACAGCAGCCTAGTACATCCCAGGGAAGTATTTCGCGGCGCCATTGTAGCAACATGTGCAAATATAATTATAGCTCACAACCATCCATCAGGAAATTTGGAGCCATCAAGGGAAGATATAAATATTACTAAGAAATTAGTTGAAGCAGGCAAAATTGTAGACATTTCAGTTTTAGACCACGTTATATTCACGGATAATGGATTTACTTCATTAGTTGAAGAGAGAATTATATAG
- a CDS encoding primase C-terminal domain-containing protein, which produces MQNLLITNAFLTLMVTFGLNVKNPTALELLPMAEIINKITYDQELKTLVGKLREINDHGERAEFKAKNLPYFTLNKFSNKRSKENFISTQAMVFDIDHLENVEEIKSYLSKWKYTSAVFISPSGNGLKLIVKLNRPITANNEYERIYLNLVNLIEKEFNVNLDRSTKDSARACFLSFDPAMYINELAEAINIDEGEFLNNYVLVNTPPPINKRDEIKEILCGVEEGRRHSSMIKLIGAYIKQGLTKPQILQSLQSWNLLNQPPLDESELNTEFERAYKNFSKNQKPKFKKFWSYHEKKGIVIEENEFIDFLEEQGFYKMKYGFDTYEFVKIDEHIIQKVSITEIQEYVKYFIINNVDENDKDELLNKIVTKTKEIFYKQKFNFLTTINPEIIKDEQNKAYLFFQDAYFEISADNIKRNQYSSADQKYVWSGNIIRRNCGLYRLDYMHNNSTFNMLIKNITRNEEQWYNALISSIGYLLHSYKNPAKAKAIIFCDESIPIGNDANGGSGKSLVCSSLNYLRKTTIFDGKNYNTESRFTFQKIETDTKVVILDDVRKKFDFESLLSAITSDLVVERKFKDPITIPFEDAPKFVITTNYTINGNGNSFDRRKHEIEFSNYYRKGFSPDMEFGHRLFDEWNDEQWEEFYITMIGYIQFYLKNGLQTYSVKNLPVRKIINTTGQDFYDFMLNYVKLDEEYNKAELVESFRLKYPDCSKWTSRWFSSCITVFTNNMEYELSERQSNGNRYIIITNPNQKEAAIENTDDSEIDITQIF; this is translated from the coding sequence ATGCAAAATCTATTAATTACAAATGCGTTTTTAACCTTAATGGTAACATTCGGGTTAAACGTAAAAAATCCAACAGCGTTGGAGTTATTACCAATGGCTGAAATTATTAACAAAATAACTTATGATCAAGAGTTAAAAACATTAGTAGGAAAACTAAGAGAAATTAATGATCACGGAGAACGAGCAGAATTTAAAGCAAAAAATCTACCATATTTTACTTTAAACAAATTTAGTAATAAGAGATCAAAAGAAAACTTTATTTCAACACAAGCAATGGTTTTTGATATCGACCATCTTGAAAATGTAGAAGAAATCAAATCATATTTATCAAAGTGGAAATATACCAGTGCAGTGTTCATATCTCCCTCTGGTAACGGTCTGAAGCTCATTGTAAAGCTAAATAGACCCATTACAGCTAATAATGAGTATGAGAGAATTTATTTGAACCTAGTTAATCTCATTGAGAAAGAATTCAATGTAAATTTGGATCGCTCAACAAAAGATTCAGCAAGAGCTTGTTTCTTAAGCTTTGATCCGGCTATGTACATCAATGAATTAGCTGAAGCAATAAATATTGATGAAGGAGAATTTCTTAATAATTATGTATTGGTAAACACCCCCCCGCCAATAAATAAAAGAGATGAAATAAAAGAAATTCTTTGCGGTGTCGAAGAAGGCAGACGCCATTCCTCAATGATTAAGCTAATCGGAGCTTATATAAAACAAGGCTTAACCAAACCACAAATACTTCAATCACTTCAATCATGGAATCTTTTAAACCAACCACCGCTTGATGAATCTGAGTTAAATACGGAATTTGAAAGAGCCTATAAAAATTTTTCAAAGAATCAAAAACCTAAATTCAAAAAGTTTTGGTCTTATCATGAAAAAAAAGGAATCGTTATAGAAGAAAATGAATTTATAGATTTTTTGGAAGAGCAGGGATTTTACAAAATGAAATATGGATTTGACACTTACGAATTTGTGAAAATAGACGAGCACATAATTCAAAAAGTGTCAATAACAGAAATTCAAGAATACGTTAAATACTTTATCATAAATAATGTAGATGAAAATGATAAAGATGAATTATTAAACAAAATAGTTACAAAGACAAAAGAAATATTTTATAAACAAAAATTTAACTTTTTAACAACAATAAATCCGGAGATTATAAAAGATGAACAAAACAAAGCTTACCTCTTTTTTCAAGATGCATATTTTGAAATATCGGCAGATAATATTAAACGTAACCAATATAGTTCGGCAGATCAAAAATATGTATGGTCAGGAAATATTATTCGGCGCAATTGCGGGCTTTATAGGCTCGATTATATGCACAATAATTCTACATTTAATATGTTAATTAAAAATATAACAAGAAATGAGGAGCAATGGTATAATGCTTTAATAAGTTCGATTGGTTATCTACTTCATTCATATAAAAATCCGGCAAAAGCAAAAGCAATTATATTTTGTGATGAATCGATCCCCATTGGCAATGATGCCAATGGTGGAAGCGGCAAATCCCTCGTTTGCAGTTCTTTAAACTATTTAAGAAAAACAACAATATTTGACGGTAAGAATTATAACACAGAGTCAAGGTTTACATTTCAAAAAATTGAAACAGATACTAAAGTTGTAATTCTTGATGACGTTAGAAAAAAATTTGATTTTGAAAGTTTACTTTCAGCAATAACTTCTGATTTAGTTGTTGAAAGGAAATTCAAGGACCCAATCACAATACCATTTGAAGATGCGCCGAAGTTTGTTATAACAACAAACTATACCATCAACGGAAATGGAAATTCGTTTGACAGAAGAAAACATGAAATAGAATTTTCAAATTATTATCGTAAAGGATTTTCTCCCGATATGGAATTTGGACATCGTTTGTTTGATGAATGGAATGATGAACAGTGGGAAGAATTCTATATTACAATGATTGGTTATATCCAATTCTACTTAAAAAACGGACTGCAAACTTATTCTGTCAAAAATTTACCGGTTAGAAAAATAATAAATACAACAGGTCAGGACTTTTATGATTTTATGCTGAACTATGTAAAACTCGATGAAGAATATAATAAAGCAGAACTCGTTGAATCTTTCCGTTTGAAGTATCCTGATTGCTCCAAATGGACATCGCGATGGTTTTCGAGCTGCATAACAGTTTTTACCAACAATATGGAATATGAACTCTCAGAACGCCAGAGTAATGGAAACCGCTACATAATTATTACTAACCCAAATCAGAAAGAAGCCGCTATTGAAAATACGGATGATTCTGAAATTGATATAACTCAGATATTCTAA